In Nitratiruptor sp. YY09-18, a single window of DNA contains:
- a CDS encoding ferredoxin--nitrite reductase encodes MIEKLQKIYEQRSKKINKVEKVKASMSPKEAYERLLKASRKGYDSLTKEEKSVFLKYFGLFDKNEFTPKQFMLRVRIPCGRLTPNQAKVLGEVAKEFGKDYIDLTTRMQVELRHIDIEDVPAIFAKLKSVGITTYQTGIDNLRNIVTDPLDGLAFDNFFESFPILEQMQELFLKKEEWIGSLPRKFNTSITSSITNRCNAYGHDACFVLAIKDGIYGYNVYLGGKVGKIAKNANIFLQADEVVPFYENLIKLYQTYGFRDNRNKNRLYFLIEAIGMDAFRAALEEFSQKEFTTAGETLCKMEHFDNNQGSVQLKNGSFALHAIVPGGIFSGTDMMEAATIAQENGGEIRLSVEQNLYITNITDRSSMLSKPFFQKYKNIHSPYFNNLVACAGKNECSFGVIPNKPDAIAMADFLTKEVPLQNSKIRMYWSGCVKGCGLHEWGDIGFVGAKAKENGAIIHGVDILLGGSLAKGEGAQTILKAIPLRYAKNLIKQLMIEYKNHKKPGEHFEKYFERALQPFSKGAIGFLMLFNALLEKEELEYRFSLGNHKPIGRFEPLEIFDFGLEIYKNLTADKAYLDVHNFQPVGSKVPLHPCKINQNIPKELGDIVYKMVISKLSERYQVFSEISQDITPLIP; translated from the coding sequence ATGATAGAAAAGCTACAAAAAATATATGAGCAACGAAGCAAAAAAATAAACAAAGTAGAAAAAGTCAAAGCCTCGATGTCACCAAAAGAGGCTTATGAGAGACTTTTGAAAGCAAGTCGAAAGGGATATGATTCGCTTACAAAAGAGGAGAAGTCAGTCTTTTTAAAATATTTTGGACTCTTTGACAAAAACGAATTCACTCCAAAGCAGTTTATGCTAAGAGTGCGCATTCCTTGCGGAAGACTTACTCCAAACCAAGCAAAAGTTTTAGGTGAAGTGGCAAAAGAGTTTGGCAAAGACTATATCGATCTTACAACCAGGATGCAAGTAGAGCTTCGCCATATTGACATTGAAGATGTGCCGGCAATTTTTGCAAAGCTCAAAAGCGTTGGTATCACAACCTATCAAACAGGTATCGATAATCTTAGAAATATTGTAACCGATCCTTTGGATGGCTTAGCCTTTGATAACTTTTTTGAAAGTTTCCCTATATTAGAGCAGATGCAAGAGCTTTTTTTGAAAAAAGAGGAGTGGATCGGCTCACTTCCAAGAAAGTTCAACACCTCCATCACCTCTTCCATCACGAATCGATGTAACGCATACGGACACGATGCCTGTTTTGTACTGGCCATAAAAGATGGCATCTATGGATACAATGTTTATCTAGGTGGAAAAGTCGGCAAAATAGCCAAAAATGCCAATATTTTTTTACAAGCCGATGAGGTAGTTCCATTTTATGAAAACCTCATTAAGCTTTATCAAACCTATGGATTTCGGGACAACAGAAACAAAAACAGGCTCTACTTTTTGATAGAGGCTATTGGAATGGATGCTTTTCGAGCAGCTTTAGAGGAATTTAGTCAAAAGGAGTTTACAACAGCTGGAGAGACACTGTGTAAGATGGAGCATTTTGATAACAACCAGGGAAGCGTACAGCTCAAAAATGGCTCTTTTGCTCTGCATGCAATTGTTCCTGGTGGTATATTCAGTGGAACTGATATGATGGAAGCCGCTACCATAGCACAAGAAAATGGTGGAGAGATTCGACTCAGTGTTGAACAAAATCTCTACATTACCAATATCACCGACCGATCATCCATGCTTTCAAAGCCATTTTTTCAAAAATATAAAAATATCCACTCACCCTATTTCAACAATCTTGTAGCCTGTGCAGGAAAAAATGAGTGTAGCTTTGGTGTCATTCCCAATAAACCGGATGCTATTGCGATGGCAGATTTTTTAACAAAAGAGGTTCCCTTGCAAAACTCTAAAATACGCATGTATTGGAGCGGATGTGTAAAGGGTTGCGGACTACATGAGTGGGGTGATATCGGCTTTGTCGGGGCAAAAGCAAAAGAGAATGGTGCAATTATTCATGGAGTGGATATTTTACTTGGAGGCAGTCTCGCTAAAGGCGAAGGTGCACAAACTATCCTAAAAGCGATTCCCCTTCGCTATGCAAAAAATTTGATCAAACAGCTTATGATTGAATACAAAAACCACAAAAAGCCCGGTGAGCACTTTGAAAAGTACTTTGAAAGAGCGCTACAACCATTTTCAAAAGGAGCTATCGGCTTTTTGATGCTGTTTAACGCTCTGCTTGAGAAAGAGGAATTGGAGTATCGATTTAGCTTAGGTAATCATAAACCAATAGGACGGTTTGAACCATTGGAAATCTTTGATTTTGGTCTTGAGATATATAAAAATCTTACAGCTGACAAGGCCTATCTCGATGTTCATAATTTCCAACCTGTGGGAAGCAAAGTGCCATTACATCCATGCAAAATCAATCAAAATATTCCAAAAGAACTAGGCGATATTGTGTATAAGATGGTAATATCAAAGCTATCTGAGCGCTATCAAGTCTTTAGTGAAATCTCTCAAGATATCACACCACTTATACCTTGA
- the gyrA gene encoding DNA topoisomerase (ATP-hydrolyzing) subunit A, which yields MADLFEKNQDIQEIDIEETVKSSYLDYSMSVIIGRALPDARDGLKPVHRRILYAMNELGLTSRAAYKKSARIVGDVIGKYHPHGDSAVYEALVRMAQPFSMRLPLVDGQGNFGSIDGDSPAAMRYTEARMTSVAEELLRDIDKDTVDFVPNYDDTLSEPDVLPTRIPNLLLNGSSGIAVGMATNIPPHRLDELIDALVTLIDNPQAQLEEVMEYIQGPDFPTGGIIFGKQGIYNAYKTGRGRIKVRAKTHIEKLKSREAIIIDEIPYQVNKSRLIEQIAQLVREKHIEGISEIRDESDREGIRVVIELKKDVMSDIVLNNLYKSTQMEVTFGIILLAIVNKEPKVFTLLELLHLFLNHRRTVVIRRTIYELEKAKARAHILEGLLKALDHIDEVIATIKASKDTPTARTNLMERFELTEVQANAILDMKLQRLTGLEREKLENEYKELMEKIAYLQSILRSEAKLNEIIKEELLEVKNKFSSPRLTEIVEDYDEIDIEDLIPNEPMVVTITHRGYIKRVPLKQYEKQKRGGKGKTAVTTYEDDFIEDFFISNTHDTLMFITDRGQLYWLKVYKIPEAGRTAKGKAVVNLLQLEPDEKIKAIIPTTDFSEDKSLAFFTKNGIVKRTNLAEFKNIRTRGVRAITLDENDELITAKIVKPEIKWLFIITKKGMCIRFPVDNVREMGRTARGVTGIRFKQEGDFVVGAETIKDEHQELLTVSEKGIGKRTEAIEYREQTRGGKGVIAMKLTPKTGDVVGVVTVEENKDLMVLTSKGKMIRVDMESIRKAGRNTSGVMIVRLEKGDKVISIAKCPKEEEEEIEEI from the coding sequence ATGGCGGATCTTTTTGAAAAAAATCAAGATATCCAAGAGATCGATATAGAAGAGACTGTCAAGAGCAGTTATCTCGATTACTCTATGAGTGTCATCATCGGACGTGCTCTCCCCGATGCCAGAGATGGTCTCAAACCTGTCCACAGACGTATCCTCTATGCAATGAACGAGCTTGGACTCACAAGTCGCGCTGCGTATAAAAAAAGTGCAAGAATCGTAGGGGATGTTATAGGTAAATACCATCCACACGGCGATAGTGCAGTCTATGAAGCGCTCGTACGTATGGCGCAGCCATTTTCTATGCGTCTGCCTCTTGTAGATGGACAGGGAAACTTCGGCTCAATAGATGGCGACAGTCCAGCTGCAATGCGTTATACAGAGGCACGTATGACAAGCGTGGCTGAAGAACTCTTACGCGATATAGACAAAGATACAGTCGATTTTGTACCAAACTATGATGATACACTGAGTGAACCTGATGTCCTTCCTACCCGCATCCCAAACCTCTTGCTCAATGGTTCAAGTGGTATCGCCGTGGGTATGGCAACCAATATCCCTCCACACCGTCTTGATGAACTTATAGATGCTCTTGTAACACTTATAGACAATCCGCAAGCACAACTTGAAGAAGTGATGGAATATATCCAAGGACCAGATTTTCCGACTGGTGGAATTATTTTTGGAAAGCAAGGTATTTATAATGCTTACAAGACAGGTCGCGGCCGTATAAAGGTGCGTGCAAAAACACATATTGAAAAACTCAAATCTCGTGAAGCTATCATTATAGATGAGATTCCTTACCAGGTCAACAAGTCCCGTCTTATCGAACAGATAGCACAACTTGTCAGAGAAAAACATATAGAAGGTATCAGTGAAATACGAGATGAGAGCGACAGAGAAGGTATTCGCGTAGTAATCGAGCTCAAAAAAGATGTAATGAGTGATATTGTTCTTAATAATCTCTATAAATCTACACAAATGGAAGTTACTTTTGGTATTATTCTCCTCGCCATCGTCAATAAAGAGCCAAAAGTTTTCACTCTTCTTGAGCTTTTGCACCTTTTCCTCAACCATCGCCGTACAGTTGTTATTCGTCGTACAATTTATGAACTTGAAAAAGCAAAAGCACGAGCCCATATTCTTGAAGGTCTCCTCAAAGCCCTTGATCATATCGATGAGGTTATAGCAACAATCAAGGCAAGTAAGGATACACCAACAGCTCGCACAAACCTTATGGAGAGATTTGAACTTACTGAAGTACAAGCAAACGCAATACTTGATATGAAACTCCAACGTCTAACTGGACTTGAGAGAGAAAAATTGGAAAATGAGTATAAAGAACTTATGGAGAAAATTGCATATCTCCAAAGTATCCTTCGCAGCGAAGCAAAACTCAATGAAATTATCAAAGAGGAACTTCTTGAGGTTAAAAATAAATTTAGTTCTCCTCGCCTCACTGAAATAGTTGAAGACTATGATGAGATCGATATAGAAGATCTTATTCCAAATGAACCTATGGTTGTTACCATTACACATAGAGGATATATTAAGCGCGTTCCACTTAAACAGTATGAAAAACAAAAAAGAGGTGGCAAGGGCAAAACTGCAGTCACTACATATGAAGATGATTTTATTGAAGACTTCTTCATCTCCAATACTCATGATACACTTATGTTCATTACTGATCGTGGACAGCTCTACTGGCTCAAAGTATACAAAATACCTGAAGCTGGACGCACCGCAAAAGGTAAAGCTGTAGTCAATCTCTTACAGCTTGAACCTGATGAAAAAATCAAAGCAATTATTCCTACAACAGATTTCAGTGAAGACAAATCTCTTGCTTTCTTTACAAAAAACGGTATTGTTAAGCGTACAAACCTCGCTGAATTCAAAAATATACGCACCAGAGGAGTTCGTGCGATTACACTCGATGAAAATGATGAGCTCATTACCGCCAAAATTGTCAAGCCAGAAATAAAATGGCTCTTTATCATTACCAAAAAGGGAATGTGTATCCGCTTTCCGGTTGATAATGTGAGAGAGATGGGAAGAACTGCCCGAGGTGTAACAGGAATACGCTTCAAACAAGAAGGTGATTTTGTCGTAGGGGCTGAAACAATCAAGGACGAGCACCAAGAACTTCTCACTGTTAGCGAAAAAGGTATAGGCAAACGCACAGAAGCAATCGAATATCGTGAGCAGACCCGTGGCGGTAAAGGTGTAATAGCAATGAAACTGACACCAAAAACTGGCGATGTGGTAGGAGTCGTAACAGTTGAAGAAAATAAAGATCTCATGGTACTTACAAGTAAAGGCAAAATGATTCGTGTGGATATGGAAAGTATTCGTAAAGCAGGAAGAAATACAAGTGGTGTTATGATTGTTCGTCTAGAAAAAGGTGATAAAGTAATAAGCATTGCCAAATGTCCAAAAGAGGAGGAAGAAGAAATTGAAGAGATATAA